CCGGTCTCAGTCCTCCCGGACGCGGATGATCAGCTTGCCCTGCGCCTTGCGGTCGCGCATGGCGCGGAGCGCGTCGACGCCGTCGTCCAGGCTCCAGACGCCGCCGACATGGGGCTTCAGCCTGCCTTCCCGCCACCAGCCGAACATCTTCGCCATGTTCTCGCGGCACTTCTCGGGGAAGCGCCGGGCGAAGCCCTGATAGGCGACGCCGACAAGTTCGATCTGCTTGATCAGGATGTGGTTGGCCGGCAGCTGCGCGATGTCGCCGGCGGCGAAGCCGATGACCAGCATGCGCCCGCCCCAGTTGATCGAGCGGATCGCCTGGTGGCTGAAATCGCCGCCGACGGAATCGAAGATCACGTCCGCGCCCTTGCCGTCGGTGGCGTCCTTGACCTGCTGGCGGAGCTCCGGGCCCTGCGAATAGTTGATCAGGACATCGGCGCCATGGGCCTTGCAGAGCGCCAGCTTCTCGTCGGAGCTGGCGGCGGCGATCACGCGCGCGCCCAGGGCCTTGCCGCCCTCGATCGCCGCGAGCCCGGTGCCGCCCGCCGCGCCCAGCACCAGCAGGGTCTCGCCCGCCTGCAGCCGGCCCCGGTCCACCAGCGCGTGGCGGATGGTGCCATAGATCACGGGGAAGCCGGCCGCCGTCTCCCAGTCCATCTCGTCGGGGATGGGGAAGACCCAGTCTGCCGGCGCGGGGACCTGTTCCGCGAAACAGCCGATCATGGGATGGGCGGCCACACGATCGCCGACCGACAGTCCCGTCACGCCCGCGCCCACTTTCGAGATCACGCCGGCGCATTCCATGCCCGGCGCGAAGGGCGGCTCGCCCCTGTATTGGTACTTGCCCTCCGCCATCAGCACGTCGGGGAAGTTCAGCGCCGCCGCATGGACGTCGATGATCACCTCGTCCGGCGCGGCTTCGGGCGCGGGCAGTTCGCCGACCTTCAGGTCGTCGACCGAGCCGACGGTCTCGCAGATGATGGCTTTCAATTCGACCTCCCCACATGGCGCGCGGGGGACCCTCGGGTCACCGCCCGAGGGGCGGGTGGCCAGGCCGGACCGCGCGCATTCTGTTTCTCACCGGGACCGAATTCCCCACCCTGCCCTCCCCCTTGGCCAGGGGGAGGGTGGCTCCGCGTCAGCGGGGCCGGGAGGGGATATGGCTCAGATCGGATCCCAGTCGAAATACTCCGCCGTGCCGTCGAGGTCGTAGAGCTCCTTCTTCAGCGACGGGTAGAACTGGCTGGCCAGCGCGTCGTGGCTCCAGCCGTCGGACTTGTGGATCGTCTTGATCGGCCGGGGCTGGCTGAACAGGTAGATCTCGTTGCCGCGCACGCCGAAGATGTTGGCGGTGACGTCCTTCGCCGCGTCGGAGCAGAGATAGCTCACCACCGGCGCGATATGCGCGGCGGTTGCGTTCTGCTTGAACTTGCGGAAGCTCTCGGCCATCTCCTCGGACGTGATCGGGATCGACTCGATCATCCGCGTCCAGGCGAAGGGCGCGATGCAGTTCGACCGCACGCCATAGCGCTGGCCCTCCATGGCGATGATCTTCGACATGCCGGCGATGCCCATCTTGGCGGCGCCGTAGTTCACCTGGCCGACGGAGCCGTGCAGGCCGGAGGTCGAGGTGAAGTGCACGAACGCGCCCGACCCCTGCGGCTTCATGTGATCGACCGCCGCGCGGCTGACCAGGTAGCAGCCGTTCAGGTGCACCTCGATGACCGCGCGCCAGTCGTCTTCCGACATCTTGTGGAACATGCGGTCGCGCAGGATGCCGGCGACGTTCACCACCGCGTCGATGCGGCCGAAGCTGTCGACGGCGCAGTCGACCATCGCCTTCGCGCCCTTCGCGTCGGAGACCGAATCGCCGTTGGCGACCGCTTCGCCGCCGGCGGCCTTGATCTCGGCCACGACCTGTTCGGCCGGGCTCTCCCCGGTCTGTTCGCCCTCGACGCCGCCGCCCAGATCGTTGACCACGACCTTCGCGCCGCCCTTCGCCATGTCCAGCGCCACCTCGCGGCCGATGCCGCGCCCCGCGCCGGTCACCAGCGCCACCTTGCCGTCCAGAATGCCCATTGATCTCTCCCCTTCCCCGGCCCGGCGCGCACGGCCGGGCAGACAGGGATGTTTCTACAACGCTATCATCGCCGGAGAAAAGCGGTTGCGAGCCCCCGGGGAGGTGGCATGAGCCAGGCGAACGACGAACTGCGGGACGAAGCGGCGCGCTTCGTCGCCGCCCACTGGGGCGCGGATCACGGGATCCGGGACTTCGGCCCCATGGCGGACGGCCATGCCGGCCTCAGCTTCGGCTTCACGGTGACGCGGGCCGGCGCGGACGTGGAGGGGGTGGTGCTGCGCCTGGCGCCGAAGGGCGTGCGCCGGTCGGGCAACACCGACGTCTACCGCCAGGCGCCGCTGCTGCGCGCGCTGGGCCGGGCCGGGGTCAAGGTCCCGCCGGTGCTGCACGCGCAAGCCAGCGAGGACTGGTTCGGCACGCCCTTCGTGATGACCAGGCTGCTGCCCGGGAAGACGCTGATCATCTGGCAGCCGGCGCCCGAGTTCGAGGGCTTCGTCGCCGAGGGCTGGCGGCAGGCGGCGCGGGAGCTGGCCACGATCCACCGCTTCGACTGGCGGGCCGAGCTGGCAGACTGGGAGAAGCCGCGCGACATGGCCGCCGAGATCGAGCGCTGGGCCGCGATCCTGGAGAAGACCGACGAGCCGGACTGGATCGAGCGCGGCCGCCGCGTCGCCGCCATCCTGCGCGAACGGCCCATGCCGCCCTCACCGCAGGGCCTGTTCCACGGCGACTATCAGCCCGGCAACGTGCTGTTCCATCAGGGCCGCATCGCGGCGATCCTGGACTGGGAGCTGGCCGGCATCGGCCCGCAGCTGCTCGACATCGGCTGGCTGATGATGATGGGCGACCCGGAGGCCTGGGACCCGGACTGGGGGGCGAAGAACGTGCCGCCGGTGGACGAGCTGGCCGCGATCTACCAGGACGCCATGGGCGAGCGCTTCGAGGCCATCGACTATTTCGAGGGGCTCGGCTGCTACATCTTCGGCGTCATCTCCTGCCTCAACGTGAAGCTGCACCGCACCGGCCGCCGCCCCGACCCCATGTGGGACGACATCGCCAGCTCGGTCGTCCACCTCTTCGGCCGCGGCGAGGAACTGCTCTCGCGGTAGGGCGTTTTCGAACCGGACAGACCAGCCGAGTTTGTCGCCCTTGGACTTGATCCAAGGGCCCAGTGAACCGAAGGACTGGGTCCTGGGGTCAAGCCCCAGGACGCCAAGGGATTCCCTGAGGCCCGCGCACCGGAGCCACTCCGCCATTCCCGACCCCCTCCCGGCGCTTCGCGCCGACCTCCCCCTGATCCCAGGGGGCAATGATCCGCAGACCGCCGGCGCGTTCTCCCTCCCCCTTCGGGAAGGGGGAGGGTCGGGGAGGGGGATCGCAATACCCGGAGAGGGATCGCGGCGCGCCGCGCAGGACGCGAGCATCGCATGCATGGGGCCATGAGCCGCGCGTGGTAGCGCGGGCGCGCCGGCTGCGGCAGGATGCGCCCGGTTCAGGGGAGGATCGCTTGATGACCGGGACGGTAAAGACCGACCGCGGCGACAACGGCTATGGCTGGGTGATGGTGGCCGTGGGCTTCGGCCTGGTCAGCCTCGCCTTCGGCGGCATCGGCTCGGTCGGCGTCTTCCTGAAGCCGCTGGAGGCCGAGTTCGGCTGGACCCGCGGCGAGGTCTCCCTGGGCTATACCTCGGTCGCCGTCGCGGCCGCCGCCTTCGGCATCTTCTGGGGCTGGCTGGCCGACCGCCGGGGCGGGCGCGGCATCGCGCTGTTCGGCGTCACCATGATGGGGGTGAGCTATTTCGGCCTGAGCTTCACCGGGGAACTCTGGTACTACTATCTGATGCACTTCGCCTTCGGGGCGCTGGGCAACGCCGCCGCCGGCACGCCGATCTTCGCCACCACCGGCTTCTGGTTCACCCGCAATCAGGGCCTCGCCATCGGCGTGATGGCCGCGGGCGGCGCCTTCGGCCAGGCGGTCTGTCCCTATGCCGCGCGGCTGCTGATCTCGGCCTATGACTGGCAGACGGCCTACGCCGTGCTCGGCGTCGCCTTCCTGGTGATCGGCCTGCCGCTGGCCATGCTGGTGCGCGACCCGCCGGCCCGGATCCAGAGCCGGGCCGACGCGAAGGCCGCGCGCCAGGGCGGCCCGGCGCTCAGCATCGAGGCGGCCGCCGCGACCAGCCTCGCGCCGCGCCAGGTCATGCCGTGGATCTGCGCCGCCGCCTTCTTCTGCTGCGTCTGCATGACCGTGCCCATCGTCCATGTCGTCGCCCTGGTTTCCGACCGCGGCGTCGACCCGGAGCTCGCCGCCTCCGTCCTTTCGGTGCTGATGATCGCCGGCATCTCCGGGCGCATCCTGGGCGGCAAGGTCGCCGACATCGTCGGCCCCGTGCCCGGCTGGATGATCATGTCGGGCGGACAGACGGCGCTGGTTCTCTTGTTCCCGGTCACCGAGGACCTGATCTGGACCTATGTCCTGGCCGCGGCCTTCGGCCTGTTCTACTCCGGCGACATGGCCTCGATCCTGGTGGCGGGGCGGATGCTGCTGCCGGCCCGCGTCGCGGCGCAATCGATGGGCTGGATCGTCTTCTTCGGCTGGCTCGGCATGGGCACCGGCGCCTGGGCCGGCGGGGCGATCTTCGACTATGCCGGCGACTATTTCTGGAGCTACGCCACCGCCGCCGGCGGCGGGGTGGTCAACCTGCTCATCCTGGGGCTGTTCTGGCTGCGGCTGGAGCGGGCCAGATCAGGCGGAGCGGGAGAGATGGCGCACGCGTGAGGGCGCGCGCAGTCTGTCAATGCAGAAAAATGTAGCGTGGTCTATTTACTCAACTCCTTCCATTTTTGCATATTTTCAATCAGTTCGGGAATAGTAATATTATCTATATCATCGTCTGTGAAATCTGACCCGCTGAGCTTGTCATAATTCCATTCATCAAATTCCAAGCATTTTCCGGTAATCGCATCAGCACCGGCTGGCACAGAGATGCCACAACCTCTCAGCCAATCCCGAACTCTTCTGACAGCCAAGCCGGGTTCATTTTCATGATGCAGAACATCACATCCACCAATATCTGAAATTGATTTTTGATATTGATATTTCTCTGATTCCAATATCAATATTTTCTTACTGTCACAGTCATATCCATAAAATTGCTTGCAGCCAAAATCCAACCCCAATTCAAAAGGCATATTCATTCGAGAGATTTCGCCAGCTGTTGTCGCGCGACAACGACTTAAGTCATGAATTGAAAATTTACAAGATTCTATCATGTGCAGAATTTTATCAAGCCTATGCTTTCCGGAATCTGAGTCCTCTGAGGCAATTCTTGGGACCATATCGCAATATACAAGACAGAATAAAATGTTTCGCAATATCAGTCGATAATCTTCATCGAATGGACAATTGAGAAAAACACTTCTATCAAAATCTGGATTGGCATTCTCCATTATATTGCTATTTGCTTTTGCTCCCCCCTTTGGAAACCGGTATATGCCTCACAATTCTTCCATCCTTACCATGAACAAAAATACCCGACCCCTGATTTCTGGCTATTGTTGTTGCTTTTGACAACGCTTCTGCATATGTATTACACGTATTCGAAGCCCTCAACGAGCCAGCTCTACGAACTATCCACTTCCCGCCGCTGGGAATTACATGCTGACCTTTTGATGCCATTTCCAACTCTCTCGGGATAGGTCGCGAACTGTTTCTAACATTCTAACCCCAAGCTCCCTAATCGAACATAGAAAATGAGTAACGCGGACCAGCCATGGCCCCGCGCTACGGCCGGGATGACACCAAGGGGGTGGGCGCCTGAACCTCAGACGTTGGGAGAAGGGCACGCGGGCCAGCCAGACCATCCCCATCCCGCGTGACTCAGTGCCGGGGCGCGCGGGCCGGCCCCGCCAACCCCCGCGCGCCTGAACCGTCTGCGTTTACTTCGTCATATCCCGAAGTTTGAATTTCTGGATCTTCCCCGTCGACGTTTTCGGAATCTCGCCGAAGACGACCTCGCGGGGGCACTTGTAGTGCGCCAGGCGCTCGCGGCAGAAGGCGACGATCTCGTCTGCCGTGGCCTGCTTGCCGGGTTTCAGCTCGATGAAGGCGACGGGGGTCTCGCCCCACTTCTCCGACGGCTTCGCGACCACGCCGCAGGCGGCGACCGCCGGGTGGCCGTAGAGCGTGTCCTCGACCTCGATGGAGGAGATGTTCTCGCCGCCGGAGATGATGATGTCCTTGGAGCGGTCCTTGAGCTCGATATAGCCGTCCGGGTGCCAGACGCCGAGATCGCCGGAGTGGAACCAGCCGCCCCGGAACGCCTCGGCAGACGCCTTCGGGTTCTTCAGGTAGCCGGCCATGACGATGTTGCCGCGCATGAAGACCTCGCCCATGGTCTCGCCGTCCCGCGGCACGGGCTGCATGGTCTCCGGGTCGGCGATCATCAGGTCCTCCTGCATCGCCGAGGTCACGCCCTGGCGCGCCTTCTTCTTCGCCTTGGCGTCGTCGTCGAGGCCGTCCCACTCGTCCTTCCAGGCGCAGACCACGCAGGGGCCGTAGGTCTCGGTCAGGCCGTAGACATGGGTGACCTGGAAGCCCTGGCGCGCCATCTCCGCCAGCACCGAGGCCGGCGGCGGCGCGGCGGCCGTCATCATGTGCACGGTCTGGTCGAAGGGCTGTTTCTGATCGTCGGTGGCGCCGGTGATCATCTGCATGACGATGGGCGCGCCGCAGAGATGCGTGGCGCCGTGGCGGGCGATGGCGTCATAGATCGTCGCCGCCTCGACGCGCCGCAGGCAGATGTTCACCCCGGCGATCGCGGCCACCGTCCAGGGGAAGCACCAGCCGTTGCAGTGGAACATGGGCAGCGTCCACAGATAGCGCGCGTGGTTGCCCATGCCCCAGGTGACGGCGTTGTTGATGGCGTTCAGATAGGCGCCGCGGTGGGTGTAGACGACGCCCTTCGGGTTGCCCGTGGTGCCGGAGGTGTAGTTGAGCGCGATCTTGTCCCACTCGTCGGCCGGCATCTGCCAGGCGAGGTCCGCATCGCCGGTGGCGATGAAGGCCTCGTAGTCGCTCTCGCCCAGCCGCTCGCCGCCCGGGCCCTGCGGGTCGTCGACATCGATGACGATCAGGTCCCGGTTCCCGACGCCGTCGAGGGCCTCCTTCACCATCGGCGCGAACTCGGTGTCGCAGATCAGCACGCGCGCCTCGCCGTGGTCGAGGATGAAACGGATCTCGCCGGCGCTGAGGCGGTAGTTCAGCGGGTTGAGCACGGCGCCGGTCATGGCGACGCCGAAATGCGCCTCGTACATCTCCGGGATGTTGGGGCAGATGATGGCGACGGTGTCGTCCTTCCCGATGCCGCGCTTCGACAGCGCCGAGGCGAGCTTCACGCAGCGTTCGTAGGTCTCGGCCCAGGTGCGGGTCAGGTCGCCGTGGACCACCGCCGGATGGTCCGGATAGACCGCCGCCGTCCGCCGGATCAGGCTCAGCGGCGAGAGCGTCTGGTAGTTGGCGGGCTGGGCGTCCAGGTCGCGGGCATAGGCGTCGGCACTCATCGGGGCGTCTCTCCGGCGGGTTTCGGTTCCTGATCTTCTCCCGCCAGATAAACACCAGAATCCCGCGGGCTTTCAAGCGCGGCGCGTCAGCAAGTCATTGTCCGGAGCGGCCGGAACCGGTATCTGACATCGCCATGACTTCAGAGGCCGCCGCCCCCCGCGCCCGCACGACGGGCATCCTGCCCAGCCAGGCGCTGCGGCGCGTGATCGCCGAGGGCGCGGTCGCTGCCGATGGCGGCGTGCCCGACGAGATCATCCAGCCCTCCAGCCTCGACCTGCGCCTCGGGCCGCGGGCCTGGCGGGTGCGGACGTCGTTCCTTCCGGGCAAGGGCGTGCCGGTCGCCGACAAGCTGCAGCGCCTGACCATGCACGAGATCGACCTCACGAAGCCGGCGGTCCTCGAGCGCGGCTGCGTCTACATGGTGGAGCTGCAGGAGCGGCTGGACCTGCCGCGCGACATGTGGGCCAAGGCCAATCCGAAGAGCTCGACGGGCCGGCTCGACGTCTTCACCCGGCTGGTCACCGACGGCTGCGAGAGCTTCGAGACCGTGGAGGCCGGCTATCGCGGCCCGCTCTACCTGGAGATCGCGCCGCGCACATTCTCGGTGAAGGTCCGCGCCGGGCAGCGGCTCAACCAGCTGCGCATCTGGCGCGGGCGGCCCGGCACCTCCGACAGCCTGCACCGGGAGCTCAACGAGCGCGCGCCGCTGGTCGACCCGGCGAGCCTGGAGGGCGACCAGCCGACCTTCCGCGACGGGCTGTGGGTCTCGGTGGATCTGTCGGGCGAGGCCCATGGCGGACTGATCGGCTACCGCGCGCGCCGCCACGCGCCGCTGATCGACCTGGACCTGATCGACCACTATCCGGTCGAGGACTTCTGGGAGCCGATCCACGCCAATGCCGAGCGCACGCTGATCCTCGATCCCAACCAGTTCTACATCCTGGTCAGCCGGGAGCGGATCGCCGTGCCGCCGGATTCGGCCGCCGAGATGGTCGCCTACGACACCTCCTTCGGCGAGTTCCGCATCCATTACGCCGGCTTCTTCGATCCCGGCTTCGGCTATGACGAGGGCGGCAAGGGCGGCACCCCGGCGGTGCTGGAAGTGCGCAGCCACGAGGTGCCCTTCGAGATCGCCCACGGCCAGCGCGTCTGCCGGCTGGTCTACGAGCGGCTGCTGGAGCCGCCGGAGACGCTCTACGGCGCCGGCATCGGCAGCCACTACCAGGGCCAGGGACTGAAGCTGGCCAAGCACTTCATCCAGGGCTGAGAGAACGCCCTCCGCGACGGGTATGAGATCGATGAAGGGGGGCCGCGCCGCCATGTGTCGCCGCATCCCCCACGAGGTCATGCCTGGATGCATCCCCCACCCTGCCCTCCCCCTTCCCGAAGGGGGAGGGTGACCGCGTCAGCGGGTCGGGAGGGGGATCGTTTGCGGATTGCGGCGCGGCGGTCAGCGGCCGAACAGGCCCAGGAAACCCCGGCCCGGCTTGCGCGGGCGGCCGTCATCCACCGCGGGACGCGGGCCGCCGTCGATGCGGTCCATGCGCTCCGCCAGCTTCTGCAGCGCGCGTTCCAGCGGCCCCAGCTCGCCGGCGCCGCCCGCGGGGCGGCGGGCGACTTCCTCGCGCAGCCGGGCCACTTCCTGGCGCAGGCGCGAGACCTCGTCGTGCAATTCGTCCATCTCGTCTTCCAGCGGATCGACGCGGGTGGCGGCGGGCTCGGGCGGCGCGGCGCGGCGGCGCGCAGGCGCGCGGAACTCGGGATCGGCCTCCGGCCCGGGCTGGCGGCGGCGGGCCGGCTGTCTCGGATCGAAATCATCCGATTCGCGTTCTGCATCGCGCCGGGCGACGCCGCGCATGGCGGGCTCGGCTTCCTCGCGCCGGGCGCGGGGCGCGGGGCGCGGTTCGTAGCGATCGTCGTATTCGGGTTCGGCGCGCGCCTCCCGGCGCGGCTCCACATGCGCCATGTCGCGCTCGCGGAGCGCTTCGGTGCGCGCGGCCGACAGGCGGCGGATGCGCTCGCGCAGGCTGGTGTCCACATTGCCGGCGGCGTCCGGCCCTCCTTCGGCCGGCTCACGGCGGCCCCGGCCCAGGCTCTCGGCCACGGGCGGCGGGGCGTCGACGGCGACGCGGGGCTCGCCGGCCGCCGGACTCTCGCGCCAGCGGCTGGCGTCGGCGATCTCCTGCCGCTGACCGGGTTTCGTGATGTCACTCATGGCCATGGCGTCTGGCTGCGCCTCCATCCGGGAACGGAACGGTTAATCTAGCATTAACGTGACAGCAAGGATTGCGCC
The nucleotide sequence above comes from Minwuia thermotolerans. Encoded proteins:
- a CDS encoding NADPH:quinone oxidoreductase family protein, with product MKAIICETVGSVDDLKVGELPAPEAAPDEVIIDVHAAALNFPDVLMAEGKYQYRGEPPFAPGMECAGVISKVGAGVTGLSVGDRVAAHPMIGCFAEQVPAPADWVFPIPDEMDWETAAGFPVIYGTIRHALVDRGRLQAGETLLVLGAAGGTGLAAIEGGKALGARVIAAASSDEKLALCKAHGADVLINYSQGPELRQQVKDATDGKGADVIFDSVGGDFSHQAIRSINWGGRMLVIGFAAGDIAQLPANHILIKQIELVGVAYQGFARRFPEKCRENMAKMFGWWREGRLKPHVGGVWSLDDGVDALRAMRDRKAQGKLIIRVRED
- a CDS encoding SDR family NAD(P)-dependent oxidoreductase translates to MGILDGKVALVTGAGRGIGREVALDMAKGGAKVVVNDLGGGVEGEQTGESPAEQVVAEIKAAGGEAVANGDSVSDAKGAKAMVDCAVDSFGRIDAVVNVAGILRDRMFHKMSEDDWRAVIEVHLNGCYLVSRAAVDHMKPQGSGAFVHFTSTSGLHGSVGQVNYGAAKMGIAGMSKIIAMEGQRYGVRSNCIAPFAWTRMIESIPITSEEMAESFRKFKQNATAAHIAPVVSYLCSDAAKDVTANIFGVRGNEIYLFSQPRPIKTIHKSDGWSHDALASQFYPSLKKELYDLDGTAEYFDWDPI
- a CDS encoding phosphotransferase family protein; the encoded protein is MSQANDELRDEAARFVAAHWGADHGIRDFGPMADGHAGLSFGFTVTRAGADVEGVVLRLAPKGVRRSGNTDVYRQAPLLRALGRAGVKVPPVLHAQASEDWFGTPFVMTRLLPGKTLIIWQPAPEFEGFVAEGWRQAARELATIHRFDWRAELADWEKPRDMAAEIERWAAILEKTDEPDWIERGRRVAAILRERPMPPSPQGLFHGDYQPGNVLFHQGRIAAILDWELAGIGPQLLDIGWLMMMGDPEAWDPDWGAKNVPPVDELAAIYQDAMGERFEAIDYFEGLGCYIFGVISCLNVKLHRTGRRPDPMWDDIASSVVHLFGRGEELLSR
- a CDS encoding MFS transporter, translated to MTGTVKTDRGDNGYGWVMVAVGFGLVSLAFGGIGSVGVFLKPLEAEFGWTRGEVSLGYTSVAVAAAAFGIFWGWLADRRGGRGIALFGVTMMGVSYFGLSFTGELWYYYLMHFAFGALGNAAAGTPIFATTGFWFTRNQGLAIGVMAAGGAFGQAVCPYAARLLISAYDWQTAYAVLGVAFLVIGLPLAMLVRDPPARIQSRADAKAARQGGPALSIEAAAATSLAPRQVMPWICAAAFFCCVCMTVPIVHVVALVSDRGVDPELAASVLSVLMIAGISGRILGGKVADIVGPVPGWMIMSGGQTALVLLFPVTEDLIWTYVLAAAFGLFYSGDMASILVAGRMLLPARVAAQSMGWIVFFGWLGMGTGAWAGGAIFDYAGDYFWSYATAAGGGVVNLLILGLFWLRLERARSGGAGEMAHA
- a CDS encoding DUF2188 domain-containing protein, which encodes MASKGQHVIPSGGKWIVRRAGSLRASNTCNTYAEALSKATTIARNQGSGIFVHGKDGRIVRHIPVSKGGSKSK
- a CDS encoding acyl-CoA synthetase, which encodes MSADAYARDLDAQPANYQTLSPLSLIRRTAAVYPDHPAVVHGDLTRTWAETYERCVKLASALSKRGIGKDDTVAIICPNIPEMYEAHFGVAMTGAVLNPLNYRLSAGEIRFILDHGEARVLICDTEFAPMVKEALDGVGNRDLIVIDVDDPQGPGGERLGESDYEAFIATGDADLAWQMPADEWDKIALNYTSGTTGNPKGVVYTHRGAYLNAINNAVTWGMGNHARYLWTLPMFHCNGWCFPWTVAAIAGVNICLRRVEAATIYDAIARHGATHLCGAPIVMQMITGATDDQKQPFDQTVHMMTAAAPPPASVLAEMARQGFQVTHVYGLTETYGPCVVCAWKDEWDGLDDDAKAKKKARQGVTSAMQEDLMIADPETMQPVPRDGETMGEVFMRGNIVMAGYLKNPKASAEAFRGGWFHSGDLGVWHPDGYIELKDRSKDIIISGGENISSIEVEDTLYGHPAVAACGVVAKPSEKWGETPVAFIELKPGKQATADEIVAFCRERLAHYKCPREVVFGEIPKTSTGKIQKFKLRDMTK
- a CDS encoding 2'-deoxycytidine 5'-triphosphate deaminase, which translates into the protein MTSEAAAPRARTTGILPSQALRRVIAEGAVAADGGVPDEIIQPSSLDLRLGPRAWRVRTSFLPGKGVPVADKLQRLTMHEIDLTKPAVLERGCVYMVELQERLDLPRDMWAKANPKSSTGRLDVFTRLVTDGCESFETVEAGYRGPLYLEIAPRTFSVKVRAGQRLNQLRIWRGRPGTSDSLHRELNERAPLVDPASLEGDQPTFRDGLWVSVDLSGEAHGGLIGYRARRHAPLIDLDLIDHYPVEDFWEPIHANAERTLILDPNQFYILVSRERIAVPPDSAAEMVAYDTSFGEFRIHYAGFFDPGFGYDEGGKGGTPAVLEVRSHEVPFEIAHGQRVCRLVYERLLEPPETLYGAGIGSHYQGQGLKLAKHFIQG